A genome region from Lytechinus pictus isolate F3 Inbred chromosome 14, Lp3.0, whole genome shotgun sequence includes the following:
- the LOC129276148 gene encoding C5a anaphylatoxin chemotactic receptor 1-like, which translates to MNLLSPISIYAVIFYSLQIIFGIPGNVLIIVVYYKKKRKISTDILIIAQGIIDLAASLLAPINIINSVSDQFTVKVVCRIALFGINSLAFASLFLTAAIAIDRFFYVCRPFGKRTSNKRALVLAVTCWVLGSSLTCTKLIYVDAVTSSSGEITCLVVDVYDFLDTLEAWLKTSGFVFALVTSVVMYGKIYMTIRKQAKVHAQLTGGIPSTLYPANLSQPQSGCSGLQSSPSEPLDKTITSDVDLQIRNPSNHLPINSASQKDLSGTLSVSGTVDQRSHIHPKPIASGPSCPRPKLSDRGENRTTKMLMAVTTILLASWLPPIVFFHLRDSTLEIIEYSITADTLVYIGKRLPGINHIINYFVYTLMNKRFRMDCKRLFRS; encoded by the coding sequence ATGAATCTCTTATCACCAATCAGCATCTACGCTGTAATTTTTTATAGTCTCCAGATCATCTTTGGCATTCCTGGCAACGTCCTCATCATCGTTGTATATTACAAGAAGAAGCGGAAGATCAGCACCGACATCCTGATAATTGCCCAAGGTATTATCGACCTTGCAGCATCCCTGCTCGCACCGATAAACATCATCAATTCAGTCTCCGATCAATTCACAGTCAAGGTGGTTTGTCGTATAGCCCTCTTCGGCATCAACTCGCTAGCCTTCGCCTCTCTGTTCCTGACCGCAGCGATCGCCATTGACCGCTTCTTCTACGTCTGCCGGCCGTTTGGAAAGCGGACGTCGAATAAACGCGCGCTGGTCCTGGCGGTCACCTGTTGGGTTCTCGGAAGCTCTCTGACATGCACAAAGCTCATCTATGTGGATGCAGTTACGTCCAGCAGCGGGGAAATCACCTGTCTCGTCGTGGACGTCTATGACTTCTTAGACACTCTCGAGGCATGGCTGAAGACATCAGGTTTCGTCTTTGCTTTGGTTACGAGTGTTGTAATGTATGGCAAAATATACATGACGATTAGAAAACAGGCCAAAGTACATGCTCAGCTTACAGGGGGCATCCCGAGTACATTGTACCCAGCTAATTTGTCACAGCCACAATCAGGTTGCAGTGGTCTTCAATCATCTCCTAGCGAACCATTGGATAAGACCATTACAAGCGATGTAGACCTGCAAATAAGAAACCCATCAAATCACTTGCCGATAAACAGTGCTTCTCAAAAAGACCTCTCTGGTACTCTGTCCGTTTCAGGTACCGTTGATCAGAGGTCACACATTCATCCTAAACCGATTGCCTCCGGACCAAGTTGTCCCAGACCAAAGCTATCTGACCGCGGCGAGAACAGAACAACGAAGATGTTGATGGCAGTGACGACAATACTCCTTGCTTCTTGGCTACCACCTATTGTCTTTTTCCATCTTCGGGACAGCACTCTGGAGATCATCGAGTACTCCATCACGGCCGATACTCTGGTTTACATCGGCAAACGACTACCAGGCATCAATCACATTATTAATTACTTTGTATATACTCTCATGAACAAGCGGTTCCGTATGGACTGCAAGCGTCTGTTTAGGAGCTAA